The following are from one region of the Silene latifolia isolate original U9 population chromosome 9, ASM4854445v1, whole genome shotgun sequence genome:
- the LOC141600714 gene encoding uncharacterized protein LOC141600714, which produces MAGRSRSRGGGGSRGGRGRGNVSFRRELSHSMEVNTPTRDEQETQQEQEEDQEEEEEIRTLSTTDTQSLPTLALDHFWFGRRCVSNAIGESIRQYYRSPYMNWTETPEYIQDRWFNNFRNYFKWESEFDRRIQDGYNEHAAKRLKGIVRHAGKQIETNGKKPKWINEIVYAQLKERRQDAGFIERSKRASNNKKASAEYGVIPSTHHMGSISTLETALKMTKANQGKLPAAPDLFFRIHSVVVDAATGKKELKSKKDKEVYGTYNEKLNEAGENEDGELENADTENENGDNQVSENVKKDAVFLKVVGGRKKGQVYGLGCADKLFYKKTTRNKRTLSMAATSYCPGVVRQLEEPVQQLEKAREQLEKANEEKKKAREDDRLLFDQRLEAQREEMMKKMEEHFQLMQQQFSCHNNITPRPNPDEDPFGGNGGATMQVS; this is translated from the exons ATGGCAGGTAGGAGTAGATCACGAGGAGGTGGAGGATCCCGCGGTGGGAGGGGTCGTGGCAATGTCTCATTTCGTCGCGAATTGTCTCATTCAATGGAGGTTAATACTCCTACTCGGGACGAGCAAGAGACTCAGCAAGAGcaagaagaagaccaagaggaagaggaagagataCGTACTTTATCCACCACAGATACACAGTCACTGCCCACTCTTGCCCTTGACCATTTTTG GTTTGGAAGACGATGTGTATCAAATGCAATTGGTGAGTCGATTAGGCAGTATTACCGTTCACCATACATGAACTGGACCGAGACTCCTGAATATATCCAAGATaggtggttcaataactttcgc AATTATTTCAAATGGGAGAGTGAATTTGATCGTCGTATACAAGATGGTTATAATGAGCATGCCGCAAAGCGCCTCAAAGGAATTGTTAGACACGCTGGAAAACAAATTGAGACTAATGGGAAGAAACCGAAGTGGATAAATGAGATCGTGTATGCTCAGCTCAAGGAAAGAAGACAAGATGCGGGGTTCATAGAAAGGTCAAAGAGGGCTAGCAATAACAAGAAAGCTTCTGCTGAGTATGGCGTTATTCCTTCAACTCACCATATGGGCTCTATCTCTACTTTAGAGACCGCACTCAAAATG ACTAAAGCAAACCAAGGGAAGTTACCTGCTGCTCCAGATTTGTTCTTTCGTATTCATAGTGTCGTAGTGGATGCTGCAACTGGAAAAAAAGAACTAAAATCAAAGAAAGACAAAGAAGTTTAT GGTACATATAATGAGAAGCTCAATGAAGCCGGAGAGAATGAAGACGGAGAGCTAGAGAATGCAGACACAGAGAATGAAAATGGAGATAATCAAGTTTCAGAGAATGTAAAAAAAGATGCAGTCTTTTTGAAAGTTGTTGGTGGGCGAAAGAAAGGACAAGTATACGGACTTGGGTGCGCTGATAAATTGTTCTATAAGAAGACAACAAGAAACAAACGCACATTATCTATGGCTGCTACTTCCTATTGTCCTGGAGTGGTGAGGCAATTAGAGGAACCAGTACAACAGTTAGAGAAGGCGCGTGAACAATTAGAGAAAGCGaatgaagaaaaaaagaaagcgCGTGAAGATGACCGCTTACTCTTTGACCAAAGATTGGAAGCACAAAGAGAAGAAATGATGAAGAAAATGGAGGAACATTTTCAACTAATGCAACAACAATTTAGTTGCCACAACAACATTACTCCCCGTCCTAACCCCGATGAGGACCCGTTTGGTGGTAATGGAGGTGCTACAATGCAAGTGAGTTAG